ATTTCGCTCGTCATCTCGGCGTTCGTGCGCGTTATTTGGTGGCCGATACGGTGACCGAAGCACTGCACTGGCTGGAGCAGGGACAGGCCGATCTGGCAGCTGCTGGAATCATCCGATCGCCATCGTATGAAGCAAACTTTCGCTTCGGGCCGGTTTATCGGCATATCGACCAGCAGGTGGTCTGTCATCGTTCCGATTCCCTGCCACGTTCCGTTGTGGACCTGGCCGGCCTGCGTATAGGCATCGGCAAGGATTCAGTTTATGAGGAGCGTCTGCGGCAGTTGGCGGCAGACCACCCAGACTTGCACTGGGAACAGGTCGACGGGCTCAGCGTCGAGCAACTGCTGGAGCAGGTCTGGCGGCGCGAGATCGATTGCACGGTGGCCGGGTCTCCCGAAGTGACCATCAATCGCCGTTTCATGCCGGAGTTGGAAGTCGCTTTCGATTTATCCAGCAGCGAAGAGTTGTCCTGGATTTTGCCGAAATCGTCGTCCCAGTTGGCCGAGGCTCTTGAAGAGTGGATGCAAGACTATCGTGATCAAGGGCTGCTCGCAGCTCAGGAAGACCGGTATTTCGGCCACTTGGATGCCTTTGATTACATCGATGTGACGACTTACCGAGGGCGCATCTTTACGCGCCTGCCGCGTTATCGCAATGCTTTCCGACGGGCTGAAGCGCGCTACGACATGCCATGGACTCTTCTTGCCGCGGTGGCTTATCACGAATCGCATTGGGATCCATCGGCCGTCAGTCCAACCGGTGTGCGCGGGCTGATGATGCTGACCGCATCCACTGCCCGCTCCCTGGGCGTCAATCGTTTGGATCCGAC
This sequence is a window from Candidatus Macondimonas diazotrophica. Protein-coding genes within it:
- the mltF gene encoding membrane-bound lytic murein transglycosylase MltF, giving the protein MRYAVLGMALGAVGCEPVSEPLSQGLEGIRERGELVVVTRTAPTTFYQGGHGPQGPEFDMVEDFARHLGVRARYLVADTVTEALHWLEQGQADLAAAGIIRSPSYEANFRFGPVYRHIDQQVVCHRSDSLPRSVVDLAGLRIGIGKDSVYEERLRQLAADHPDLHWEQVDGLSVEQLLEQVWRREIDCTVAGSPEVTINRRFMPELEVAFDLSSSEELSWILPKSSSQLAEALEEWMQDYRDQGLLAAQEDRYFGHLDAFDYIDVTTYRGRIFTRLPRYRNAFRRAEARYDMPWTLLAAVAYHESHWDPSAVSPTGVRGLMMLTASTARSLGVNRLDPTQSIQGAARYLVQLRDSLPPEIPEPDRTWMALAAYNVGLGHLQDARRLAARLGLDPNRWSGVKEAFPKLSWRAYSRYSRYGYSQGRQPVRYVERVRDLHAILELAAAEQSGSSDSGYFFGDDNRRVSYQ